In the genome of Trichomycterus rosablanca isolate fTriRos1 chromosome 24, fTriRos1.hap1, whole genome shotgun sequence, one region contains:
- the terf2ip gene encoding telomeric repeat-binding factor 2-interacting protein 1 — MSSIKKETSDTSPVLFLNVKGEPMRFFVRPGPTKVQLQPLITNGGGILCRTQEPNAILLADPGEISAAAEGASQFYISTQYIRDCVIQNKQLDIEGYRFSNLQPVQTRTASRKQKGAGRMGYSLEDDSAILNFIAKHQHDAKGNRVWQEMERQGITSHSWQSMKDRFLKHLQHKLPSKSPKTDKKASSPMKSFLSDNNTSRPSSKPSTPKQTPKRKAQVILFSDSDSTQISPESRPADQPDPESSPEKCSSTERPDSETNQAHTVNNEVHNEPAGDQNQESVQEGEQQQCQQDNQQHEVPTKKARMENDTSGVETSHESTKNSTASSEKGRKKQKTSRSSGRKLGILERAAREFEDSQTLDSQEDQPQSQPSSTGSETDEAQIMAARERAIREQAAITDHPSDAVQHPPEAQNLCTPELKDSAPGPNGVVAPITSNAHMFLFQQESQEDLSQPSEEERVSQDLLEAKQRVVSLMQESEKDLVEVMKALLKASGDVTLAMTYLVEGRDPEVHGPLWTKNDDEILLSADLSGREMLNEKYGAERVSNRIAFLTVE; from the exons ATGTCGAGTATTAAAAAGGAAACATCAGACACATCACCAGTTTTATTCTTAAATGTTAAAGGTGAACCAATGCGCTTCTTTGTGAGGCCGGGTCCCACCAAAGTCCAGCTCCAACCTTTAATAACTAACGGTGGAGGCATCCTCTGCCGGACCCAGGAACCCAATGCCATTTTGTTGGCAGATCCTGGTGAGATTAGTGCTGCTGCAGAAGGTGCCAGTCAGTTCTACATTTCCACTCAGTACATCCGTGACTGTGTCATACAAAACAAGCAGCTGGACATCGAGGGCTACAGGTTCAGCAATCTGCAGCCTGTACAGACCAGGACGGCCTCGCGGAAACAAAAGGGCGCGGGCCGCATGGGTTACTCACTCGAGGATGACTCTGCCATTTTAAATTTCATAGCCAAGCATCAACATGATGCAAAGGGCAACCGAGTCTGGCAGGAAATGGAGCGCCAGGGCATCACCAGTCACAGCTGGCAGTCCATGAAGGATCGCTTCCTAAAGCATCTGCAACATAAGCTTCCCAGCAAAAGCCCTAAAACGGACAAGAAAGCGAGCTCCCCGATGAAGAGTTTTTTATCTGACAACAATACTTCACGTCCTTCATCAAAGCCCAGTACACCAAAACAAACACCCAAGAGAAAAGCACAGGTAATTTTATTTTCAGATTCTGACAGCACACAGATCAGCCCTGAGAGCAGACCAGCAGACCAACCAGACCCTGAATCATCACCTGAAAAATGCAGCTCTACTGAACGCCCTGATTCAGAGACGAACCAGGCACATACAGTCAATAATGAGGTACATAATGAACCTGCTGGTGACCAAAATCAAGAGTCAGTGCAGGAGGGAGAGCAACAGCAATGCCAGCAAGACAATCAGCAGCATGAGGTTCCTACTAAAAAAGCTAGAATGGAAAACGACACATCTGGGGTGGAAACATCTCATG AATCTACAAAAAACTCAACAGCCTCAAGTGAGAAGGGCCGAAAAAAACAAAAGACCTCTAGATCCTCTGGGAGAAAGCTTGGCATACTCGAGAGAGCCGCAAGAGAATTTGAAGACTCGCAAACT CTTGATAGTCAGGAAGACCAACCACAGAGTCAGCCATCATCCACCGGCTCAGAAACAGATGAAGCTCAGATTATGGCGGCACGTGAAAGAGCGATCAGAGAACAAGCAGCGATTACTGACCACCCCAGCGACGCAGTACAGCATCCGCCAGAAGCCCAGAACCTTTGCACTCCGGAGCTTAAGGATTCTGCCCCTGGTCCCAACGGCGTGGTTGCACCCATCACCTCTAACGCTCACATGTTTCTGTTTCAGCAAGAATCTCAGGAGGACCTCAGCCAGCCTTCTGAGGAGGAACGTGTCTCCCAGGACTTGCTGGAAGCAAAGCAACGTGTGGTTAGCTTAATGCAGGAGTCTGAGAAAGACCTGGTCGAGGTGATGAAGGCGCTTTTAAAAGCCAGCGGTGATGTAACACTGGCAATGACGTATTTGGTTGAAGGACGTGATCCTGAAGTACACGGACCATTATGGACAAAAAATGACGATGAGATCCTTCTTTCAGCTGATCTTTCTGGCCGTGAGATGCTTAATGAGAAGTACGGAGCTGAAAGAGTTTCGAACAGAATTGCTTTTTTGACAGTAGAATGA